The genomic segment CTGAGGGAGCTGCCAGAGCTGAGCAAGATGCAGGGCCACATGGTGGGGAATGGGACTCCCCTGGGGCTGCTCCTGGTCTGTTTTCACCTCTCAGGTATGGAGGCTGTGCCCAACCAATCCTTGTGCAGGAGGGAACTGGGGGTCCCTGGAAACTGGAATTAAGGGAAGGGGTAAAGGCAGAAGGATGCACACATGGGCTCCTGAGGGAAGTAGAGGAAGTGGGGAATGGCACAGAGGAAGTGAGGGGGCTTGAAGCAAAGGGGATCAGGGAATCAAGGCAGGGAGGGCATTGGGACCAAGCATCCAGTTCactggctgcctcctcctcccttccctcaggCCTCCTCGCTTGGAGCATCAGTGCAGTGGAGGAGAAAGTTCCTCACGGCCTGGGGACCAGCTTGCCTCTGCTTGGACAACCTTCCCCGGCTGGTCACTCCAACTCTAAACATCCTCAGCTAGAACCAGACACTGGGTCTAACAACTTAGTAAGGGTTCCTCTGAAGCCCAGTGTTTCTCCATCAGACGGCTCCCAACCTGCAGGAGGTTCTGGGGTTCAGAGGTGGCCCCCATCTGGGGGGCTGCCCTCTGTGGATTCCTGGCCCTCTGAGGATCCTTGGCAGGTGATGCCCGCTGCAGTTGAGGACCACATGGAAGAAGGGCTGCCTGAAGAGCCGTCTTTCCTTTCTGGTGGTGTCACCCTCCCTCTGGGCAGTGGTCCTTGGCCTGCAGGACACTTTGCATACTCCGCAGGCCCCTCACCTGAGGCTTTACTCCCTGATCAGGACTCTGAGTCTAGACGGCCACCCCGTTCTAAGGTGCTGAGAGCCCAGAGGCTAATCCTTGCCCACCATCCACCCTGGTCTCTCGTCAGCAGGATTCGACGGCCGCTTCTGCCTGGTCACCCCTGGGAGACCCTGAATCCTGGCATGTCCTGGGGAGGTGGAGGTCCTGGCATGGGATGGGGAACAAGGCCCATGTCACACCCTGGGGAAATCTGGGGTATCAATAATCAATACCCAAGTTCTGGCTGGGGGAATATTAATGGGTATCCAGGAGGCAGCTGGAGCAATATTCATCTACACCCAGGTATTAATAATCAGTTTCCTCCTGGAGTTCTCTATCCTCCTGGCTCTTCCTGGAACATTCCAGCTGGCTTCCCCAATCCTCAAAACCCTGGGTCACAGTGGGGTTAGGAAAATGACAGAGGAGGAAAACCCTAAACTGGAGGTTAGAGAAGGGAATCCTGCTCCCTCCACTTGTCATGTGAGCTAAATCAAGATTTTATCAGTGTGTTTTCTAGCATCATCTCCACGTTTCACTGCTCAGGCCCATTTCCAATACAACACACACAGTTGCTGAATCTGTTCCTTTGTCGCATCTTTGTTTCTAGTGCAAACTGAAGTGAGTTTTGTCAGTCCCCATTTCCTAGCCACCCCCATGTCCCTGTAGGGTCCTCCAGGGGCTCTGCCATCCTTTGCAAAAGATCAAAGCCCAGGTGTTTGAGGGTGGAGCCTCCTGGTGTTACCTGCAGGTGGGAGTGCTAGCGCAGAACTGTCCTGGAATCAGAAAAGGGCAGGAAGGCAGCAGGACTAATGGAGATGGCACCTGTGGCAGGGGGAAAGGATGAGGGCCAGGACATGAGTACCAGCACCAAGTGAGGAACGAACACCCTTTGATTCACAGAGAAAGTCATTTGGTGTatgtctatattttcttcctCAGAAATTCACACTTCTTGGAAGTGGAGGGTATGCCGATCTTCTCCCTTACACGAAAATCACGTGGCACATTGTGCCCCAGAGAACCAAATCTGAACATTTGCTAAATAATTAGCAGACGTCAataaagggagaagggaaagggtgAGGAAAACTTCAGGAGCCAACAATACTATCTGTGGCTGCACCTGATGTTTCTGTTCCCAAGTGATGACACGGTCTGTTCTTTTGGTCACACTCTGgtccctctgccctccctttGGTTTTCTCTGGAGCTCAACATCCTTGTACAGGAATTGGAGTGAGGTGGGGGAGAATCGTTCTAAGATGGCGCAGGTGAAAGTGTGCAGGAGCGGTGGGGTGATGGGGTTTCTGGAGGCGTGCGCTCCTGGCGGCTGTCCTCATGTCCGGCCTTGTGCCGTGTGTGTACTTCACTGAATGTGGCCCAGGGGTATGTACCCTCCACACAGCCTGGTGTTATCCAGGTCCTGGAATCGGGTAGATTGTGTGGAGGAAGTAGAAGACGGATAAACATCAGAACCGGAGGGCTGGGAGCTACCTGCCTGAAAGTGAGGTGTCCTTACAGAAAATTCTCCTGTCCCAGTGTCTGCCGTAATGTTCTATTCTGGGCCAAACACTCCTTCTTGGGGCATGTTACCACCCATCACAGTCGCTTCTCTATCACCTCAACCTCCTCCCCTCATTCTTTCCCACCTCGGCCTGGTTTCCCCCTGTCCTGCAGAAGGCAGTTCTGATTTCAGCATGTCTCCTTCACAAGCCCAAGTTCATTCTCACAGGCTTAGGGCCTCGCTTCCCTGTCCCTCTTCCTGTCTCCAGATTACTCCTATTGCACTTTTAAATTCCATGCCAGCACTTCCCGCTGTTGTTCCCCACACTCTCCAGAGTGTAAGCACCTGTGGGCAGGACCCTGGGTCGCTGGCTGCACTACCAGCACCTCGGACGGTGCCTGGACCCAGGTTGGCAGTCAGCAAACACTAACTCAGTGGAGCTGCTCTCTGAGCCTCCTCGTCTttccctcccccgccccctcATTCCCGAGCCACTGGGCTGTGCACCTGAGCCTCATCTGTGCTCCTGCTGCGGCCTTCCCAGAGCCTCGCTGCCATTTCCTCTCAAACCCCACAGAGCCCTTCTCAGCTCATAAAATGCTCTGTACATCCCATCCTTTAAACCTCATTTCTGTCTGTGAGGAAGGCATTAtgagaagaagaaactgaggctcagagagattaagcgATTTAACACAAGGTTGCATAGCTAACAAGTGACAGAATCAGTGACTCAAGCTGAATTTTTCTCATCTGTCTAGTAAGTGTTCAAGGACAGTATGCAATTAACAAAAACCTATCTAACTTCTCttgagtacttactgtgtgccagactctGGACAGGatgtgttcacacacacacacccttccagCTAATCCCCACAGCAATGCTACAGGGTAGGCACTGCTGGGGCCACTgtacaggtggagaaactgaggccccaaaAGGGAAGCCAGTCAAGGCTTGCACAGAGAGG from the Manis javanica isolate MJ-LG chromosome 16, MJ_LKY, whole genome shotgun sequence genome contains:
- the C16H6orf15 gene encoding uncharacterized protein C6orf15 homolog yields the protein MQGHMVGNGTPLGLLLVCFHLSGLLAWSISAVEEKVPHGLGTSLPLLGQPSPAGHSNSKHPQLEPDTGSNNLVRVPLKPSVSPSDGSQPAGGSGVQRWPPSGGLPSVDSWPSEDPWQVMPAAVEDHMEEGLPEEPSFLSGGVTLPLGSGPWPAGHFAYSAGPSPEALLPDQDSESRRPPRSKVLRAQRLILAHHPPWSLVSRIRRPLLPGHPWETLNPGMSWGGGGPGMGWGTRPMSHPGEIWGINNQYPSSGWGNINGYPGGSWSNIHLHPGINNQFPPGVLYPPGSSWNIPAGFPNPQNPGSQWG